From the bacterium genome, the window GCGAGATTGATGAGCCAGAACACGGATTTCGTACGAGCCGAGTCGTAATCGACGCGGGCATCAGGACGCGCGCCGGCGTTCAAGCGGTCGAATTCCTCCCGGGATTGAACCGTTCTCCTGAGGATGGGAAGGATCGCCGCCTTCACGGCCGGAGTGGCCTCGATCTGCCGGTAATCCAGCCTTTGCCATTCAAGAGTCCCCGGTGCGCGATAGAGGATGCCATCGTCCATGAACCCGGCGTCGGTCTCGGACCCCTGGCGGACGAGCACCAAGTTGGGATCGAGGCGGAAGTAATAATTCTTGCTGTCGCTTTCCCGGGGCGTTCCCCGTTCGAGGTTCCGCAGGTTCGACAGGGAGAAGAGCTGATCGACGGCAACCTCCCGCGTCGCGTCCTTTTCCTTGACGACGCAGGCGTCGTCGTCGGTTCGGGCGGGATCTTTCGCGTCGCAGGACACGATTTCTATCTCGCTGGGCGAAAGGCCACCGATGTCCAGGATGCGTTGTGCTTGGTCCTTAAGCGTTGTTGTCATGGGGGATGAGACTCCGGAAACCTGTTCGACGGGAACTCCCGAAAGTTGCCGGGAAAGCCCGTCCTCCCAGACAAAGTGTTCACAGTGGAATACGACGACTAGACGACGAGTTTGTAGCCTGAGCGGAAAAGGAGGACGGCCACGGACAGGAGTCCGAAGGCGAAAAAGACCGTCACGCCGATCGAAAGCCAAGGGCAAAGGTCTCCCCGCCCCAAAACCGCCCACCGGAAGGCATCGATGAAATAGAACATGGGGTTGGCATAGGAGACTTTTTTCCAGACCCCCGGGAGCATCGTCACCGAATAGAAGACGCCGCCGAGGTAGACGAACGGCGTGATGACGAAGTTCGAGAAGGTGGCCAGGTGGTCCCAGTCCTCCGCCCACAGGGCCGAGATCACCCCCAAGGACGAGAAGATCGCCGAAATCAGCGTCAGAACGAGCAGCCCCCAACCCATGTGACCGATCGTCAGATCCGTCAGCAGGACCGCCACGGCCACCGTCACGGTCCCCACCACCAGCCCGCGCGTCACGCCGCCGATCACGAAGGCCGCGACGATC encodes:
- a CDS encoding ABC transporter permease, with protein sequence MSMNPDPRPSGLTGFLTLIEREYYRFARLAAQTIAPPVIMTGLFVVIFGYSLGGRIESISGVSYILYILPGLAGMGAITNSYSNSSTSLYMARIDRSIENILVAPLTPLKIVAAFVIGGVTRGLVVGTVTVAVAVLLTDLTIGHMGWGLLVLTLISAIFSSLGVISALWAEDWDHLATFSNFVITPFVYLGGVFYSVTMLPGVWKKVSYANPMFYFIDAFRWAVLGRGDLCPWLSIGVTVFFAFGLLSVAVLLFRSGYKLVV